The Chitinophagales bacterium genome has a segment encoding these proteins:
- a CDS encoding response regulator transcription factor, translating to MAPKINILIADTQILVREGLKCLLSKYKNIAVIAEVSNSKDLILSSKKLQPDVIMFDYWHPTAFDIDDITLVKNVSPKSQFVVISADNSKQNVLKVIEKGVLSYLTKECDEEEIIGSIRAVLKKEKYLCHKVIDIIIDKHTHQGEDICKAFNLSSRETEIIKLTAKGWDAKTIAEHLFLSTHTIYTHKKNIMKKLDINTTSEMIVYAIQNGLAEKEELA from the coding sequence ATGGCACCTAAAATAAACATACTAATTGCAGACACTCAAATCTTAGTACGAGAAGGTTTAAAATGTTTATTAAGCAAGTACAAAAACATAGCAGTTATTGCAGAAGTAAGTAATTCTAAAGACTTAATTTTAAGTAGTAAAAAGCTACAACCAGATGTTATTATGTTTGATTATTGGCATCCGACTGCTTTTGATATTGACGATATTACTCTAGTAAAAAATGTGTCGCCAAAATCGCAGTTTGTAGTTATCTCTGCTGATAATTCAAAACAAAATGTACTTAAAGTTATTGAAAAAGGTGTGTTGAGTTACTTAACTAAAGAATGTGACGAAGAAGAAATTATTGGTTCGATAAGAGCAGTACTTAAAAAAGAAAAGTATCTGTGCCATAAAGTAATTGATATTATTATTGACAAACACACGCATCAAGGCGAAGATATTTGCAAAGCATTTAATTTATCATCTAGAGAAACAGAAATTATAAAATTAACTGCAAAAGGTTGGGACGCAAAAACCATTGCAGAACATTTGTTTTTAAGTACGCATACTATCTATACACACAAAAAGAATATCATGAAGAAGCTAGACATTAATACTACTTCTGAAATGATAGTATATGCTATTCAAAACGGATTAGCTGAAAAAGAAGAATTGGCTTAG
- a CDS encoding serine hydroxymethyltransferase, with protein sequence MTTMERDKKIFSLINDELHRQTVGIELIASENFTSKQVMEAMGSCLTNKYAEGYPTKRYYGGCEVVDIVEQIAIDRLCELFGAEYANVQPHSGAQANAAVFLACLQPGDNILGFDLSHGGHLSHGSPVNFSGKVYRPHFYGVEKETGLIDMDKVEAKAKEVQPKLIICGASAYARDWDYARFRAIADSVGAILVADIAHPAGLIAKKKLNDPMPHCHIVTSTTHKTLRGPRGGVIMMGKDFENPFGEKTPKGETKMMSQVLNAAVFPGMQGGPLEHVIAAKAVAFGEALTDEYDTYTDLVIANAQTMANEFIRRGYNIISGGTSNHLMLIDLRNKNITGKEAEKALGLADITVNKNMVPFDDKSPFVTSGMRIGTAAISTRNLNAEDCLQIVDWIDTILMSKDDLALIEAIKSKVHGFMSNFPLY encoded by the coding sequence ATTACAACCATGGAAAGAGATAAAAAGATATTTTCGTTGATTAACGATGAGTTACACCGACAAACGGTAGGTATTGAATTAATTGCTTCTGAAAACTTTACTAGCAAACAAGTAATGGAAGCAATGGGTTCTTGTTTAACGAATAAATATGCCGAAGGTTATCCTACAAAAAGGTATTATGGTGGTTGTGAAGTGGTAGATATTGTTGAACAAATTGCTATTGATAGATTGTGTGAATTATTTGGTGCTGAATATGCCAATGTACAACCACATTCTGGTGCACAAGCAAATGCAGCTGTTTTCTTAGCTTGTTTACAGCCTGGCGATAATATTTTAGGTTTCGATTTATCGCATGGTGGTCATCTTTCTCATGGTTCGCCAGTTAATTTTTCAGGAAAAGTGTATCGACCACACTTTTATGGTGTAGAAAAAGAAACAGGTTTAATTGATATGGATAAAGTAGAAGCTAAAGCAAAAGAAGTACAACCTAAATTAATTATTTGTGGTGCTTCTGCTTATGCAAGAGATTGGGATTATGCTCGTTTTAGAGCTATTGCAGATAGTGTTGGTGCTATTTTAGTGGCTGATATTGCACATCCAGCTGGATTAATTGCTAAAAAGAAATTAAATGATCCAATGCCTCATTGTCATATTGTTACTTCTACTACACATAAAACACTACGAGGACCAAGAGGTGGTGTGATAATGATGGGAAAAGATTTTGAAAATCCGTTTGGAGAAAAAACACCTAAAGGAGAAACTAAAATGATGAGCCAAGTGTTGAACGCTGCTGTTTTTCCAGGTATGCAAGGTGGACCATTAGAACATGTAATTGCAGCTAAAGCAGTTGCTTTTGGCGAAGCATTAACTGATGAATATGATACATATACCGATTTAGTTATTGCCAATGCTCAAACTATGGCAAACGAATTTATTAGAAGAGGTTATAATATTATTTCTGGTGGAACGAGTAATCATTTAATGTTGATTGATTTACGCAATAAAAATATTACTGGTAAAGAAGCAGAAAAAGCTTTGGGCTTAGCAGATATTACAGTAAATAAAAATATGGTACCATTTGATGATAAATCGCCGTTTGTAACATCAGGAATGAGAATAGGTACAGCAGCTATTTCTACTAGAAATTTGAATGCAGAAGATTGCTTACAAATTGTAGATTGGATAGATACTATCTTAATGTCTAAAGATGATTTAGCATTAATAGAAGCTATCAAATCTAAAGTGCATGGCTTTATGAGCAATTTTCCTTTGTATTGA
- a CDS encoding trypsin-like peptidase domain-containing protein produces the protein MNHELLKNAVFKINTSGGSGSGFYIKEKDLFVTNYHVIEGNKQVAIEDQNQDRYLAQVVFVNPDADLAFLKSEFKPTQDIPFDSVKPVSNQDKLWVLGFPFGMPYTITEGIVSNPKQLLNGKNYIQTDAAVNPGNSGGPVVNGEGVLVGVTTAKFTEADNVGFAIPAAVVMEELNSYEDKGIQSFALKCESCSHLMYEKTDYCEVCGANINDKIFDEVPLNKFCTFVEDALKNININPILARAGQEFWEFHEGSALIRIFVYNSKYLYATSPLNKLPKENLETLFTYLLSNPITPYQLGISDNKIYISYRTRISDINTDASKQIQQNLSGMISKADELDDYLLNTYNCEKTTFSKV, from the coding sequence ATGAACCACGAATTACTAAAAAATGCAGTATTTAAAATCAATACTTCTGGTGGAAGCGGAAGTGGATTTTATATTAAAGAAAAAGATTTATTTGTTACTAATTATCATGTAATAGAAGGCAATAAACAAGTAGCTATTGAAGACCAAAATCAAGATAGATATTTGGCTCAAGTAGTTTTTGTAAATCCAGATGCAGACCTTGCATTTTTAAAATCTGAATTTAAACCAACTCAAGACATTCCTTTTGATAGTGTGAAACCAGTAAGTAATCAAGATAAATTGTGGGTACTTGGTTTTCCTTTTGGCATGCCATATACTATTACAGAAGGTATTGTGTCTAATCCAAAGCAATTGTTGAATGGAAAAAATTATATACAAACAGATGCAGCAGTAAATCCAGGAAATAGTGGTGGTCCTGTGGTAAATGGCGAAGGCGTTTTGGTTGGCGTTACTACTGCAAAATTTACTGAAGCAGACAATGTTGGCTTTGCTATTCCAGCAGCTGTTGTAATGGAAGAGTTGAATAGTTATGAAGACAAAGGCATACAGTCGTTTGCATTAAAATGCGAAAGTTGTAGTCATTTAATGTATGAAAAAACAGATTATTGTGAAGTCTGTGGTGCGAATATCAACGATAAAATATTTGACGAAGTACCTTTGAATAAATTCTGCACTTTTGTAGAAGATGCCTTAAAGAATATTAATATCAATCCAATTTTAGCAAGAGCTGGACAAGAGTTTTGGGAATTTCACGAAGGTTCTGCTTTAATTAGAATCTTTGTTTATAATTCTAAGTACTTATATGCCACATCGCCATTGAATAAATTACCAAAAGAAAATTTAGAAACACTATTTACTTATTTGTTGAGCAATCCAATCACACCATATCAGCTTGGAATAAGTGATAATAAAATATATATTTCTTATAGAACAAGAATTAGCGATATTAATACAGACGCTAGTAAACAAATACAACAAAATTTATCTGGAATGATAAGCAAAGCAGATGAACTAGATGATTACTTGCTAAACACATACAACTGCGAGAAAACTACTTTTTCTAAGGTGTAA